The following proteins are co-located in the Anaerolineae bacterium genome:
- a CDS encoding phosphoribosyltransferase, whose translation MFEDRQDAGRRLASLLEHYRDANAVVLAIPRGGVEVGYQVAVRLRAELDILVARKLPFPGNPEAGFGAVAEDGSTYIADYAARWFPPALVSRIVAEQRQESARRVNVLRGGRPLPPLEGRVVILVDDGLATGATMRAAIMLCRRRGAARIVVAVPVAGEDVVREMDALADEVVVVLTPPGFRAVAQVYRHWYDVGDEEVLAILDRWRSEQQKRGADAGRS comes from the coding sequence ATGTTTGAAGACCGGCAGGATGCCGGCCGGCGCCTGGCCTCCCTCCTCGAGCACTACCGGGACGCGAACGCCGTAGTCCTGGCTATTCCCCGCGGCGGGGTGGAGGTGGGCTACCAGGTGGCCGTTCGCCTTCGCGCCGAGCTGGACATACTGGTGGCCCGCAAGCTGCCCTTCCCGGGCAACCCGGAAGCCGGGTTCGGCGCTGTCGCCGAGGACGGTAGCACCTACATCGCCGACTATGCCGCCCGGTGGTTTCCCCCGGCCCTGGTGAGCCGGATCGTGGCCGAGCAGCGTCAGGAATCCGCCCGCCGGGTGAACGTGCTGAGGGGAGGCCGTCCTCTCCCCCCGCTCGAGGGCAGAGTGGTCATCCTGGTGGACGATGGGCTGGCCACCGGAGCCACCATGCGGGCCGCCATCATGCTCTGCCGAAGGCGAGGAGCCGCCCGCATCGTGGTGGCAGTGCCGGTGGCGGGGGAGGATGTAGTGCGGGAGATGGACGCCCTAGCGGACGAGGTGGTGGTGGTCCTCACCCCGCCTGGCTTCCGGGCCGTGGCCCAGGTATACCGCCACTGGTACGACGTGGGCGACGAGGAAGTGCTGGCCATCTTGGACCGCTGGCGGTCGGAGCAGCAGAAGCGGGGCGCGGACGCTGGTCGCAGCTGA